One region of Watersipora subatra unplaced genomic scaffold, tzWatSuba1.1 SCAFFOLD_45, whole genome shotgun sequence genomic DNA includes:
- the LOC137409991 gene encoding uncharacterized protein: MKSNMATSFTQTMRTAYSTSMKDFLKQGENIWRGKNVIHDSQSYLCMYGEEKEYGEEKEYGCMYGPERQQTQKEKYKEQRRSQNPTKRPHPQDNTSDSNTELKIRRKRSACSGWVGVRAEAM, translated from the exons atgaaatcgaatatggcaacaagttttacacaaaccatgaggacggcatattcaacaagcatgaaagactttttgaag caaggtgaaaATATTTGGAGAGGTAAGAACGTCATCCATGACAGTCAaagctatttatgtatgtatggcgaagaaaaagagtatggcgaagaaaaagagtatggctgcatgtacggccctgaaagacagcaaacccagaaggaaaagtacaaagaacagcggagg tcacagaatccaacaaagagaccgcatcctcaagacaatacatctgatagtaacacggag ctcaagataaggaggaaacgtagtgcttgctcaggatgggtaggagtaagagcagaggctatgtga